The genome window CATTTCTTCGGCCACAAGAGCTTTTTCTGGGAAACttcaaagggaagaaattatCAAACAATTTGCAgatcaaaataaacaaactgttTAAAAGGACCTCATTACAGGATTCTAATACACTGCACATCTCCTGTGATTTTAAGAAGATAAGGGTTGAGCCTGATGTTATGGCTCTGTACAGCATGATGTATATcacaaaatgcattattttaacaaCAGAATAAAGTATGGAAGTCTCCCTTTACCAGATGAGGACTGTTCCTTCAGGTGAGTCTAAATTCCTCTCTAGCATTTTTTGGAAAAGTCATACATGCAAAACATATCTCAGTCTGCAATGTCTGTGCCAAGTAGACTAGACATCAATAAAACTCACAGTAGATTTACTAAGAATTGTTATTTAAGAAATATCACTACTAAAACGTTATAGTCAAATTTTCAtacatttgtttctattttaattggaCTTAAGTCCTAGTTATATACTTACAATTAGATTGCATAAGTATTTAGATATTAAGAGCAGCAACTATTTTGGGGGGTTAAAATAACTCAGTTACAACACCTGTATAAAATCTATGTGCTTGTTTGCTGTACaatagcattttatatttgGAATCAGATCCTGATTCTTGCTCTATCCTTTTTTGACCATTGGAATGTCATTATGCCAAGGGCCTGGTTTAGAAAACTTCCCTCTTGTTTCATTCCATCAAATATAGGAAGATTTTAATGAATTCCATTAAGGTGGGTAGATACTGAAGCACACTGTGCTCTGGGACCTACGACAGGTAGACTGGTTCTTTTCATGCAATAATTTCAGGGAAGACTATATACAAGTTTGCAAATAATACTAAGTATTGGGAAGCAGATGGGTAGTCTACATTTAATTGTCCATCTAGGTTTCTAAGCTCAGTTCATCACAGCTAGGTTGtaatctctctctcttacaGATACTGAAATACCCTATTTCTcctcatgaaaataaaacatgacagaaaaacaactgcaaatCTGAAGATCACTATGAAGTGGCAacagcctttcccttctctctatAGCTGACCTCATTTATTTAACTCTGTTTTTTCAGGAAATCAtcattatttacaaaatttacTGTTACCTGTTTAGTCTTCCTTGACTACAACACACAATCTTGTCTTACagattatattttattgttatttattatttttatatagtgCGAGAGACTTACATAGTACTTTACAGATGGTAGAATATATAATCAGAGGATGAACTGAAATCCCTGCCCCGAAGAGCTTACAGTCTAAAGGCACAAATAAGTATAGAACAGTTAAAAGGTGGGGAGTGGTATGTGCACGGTGTAGCTCCTAACCATGCAGAGTTGGAAATATGATGAGATAGAAGGTGCCTGCAGGAGACTGAAGGTAAGGCCGTTCTAAGTGTAAGACTATCAtgaaaaaagatgcaaagtCATGAGTGAGTAGATGAAGTGAATAGGCTTGAGAAATCTGCAATGAGTATGTGGAGAACAAGATATTAATTGAAAGAAATCAGAGACATAGGTAAGTCAAAACTGTGGAGCACTGCGTCCACAAAACCGTGAACCATAGCAAAAGAAGTAGAGGTGtcttaggaaaggaaaataagtcaTAGTTGTAGGAAATGATAGTTATTTTGGCAGCAGCAACTTGGGTAGACTTTGTGGAgcatgggaagaggaaaagaagtcaTAAGTTACTGCTGGGAATGATCACCAGCACATGGAGTACAGCTGATGACATTGGTAAAAATTTAATCTTGGAAATATTGCAGAGGAAAAGATTGgctgtgaaagggaaaaaaagagaaagtaatttaaGATGACACTGACTTGAATCATCTCAATGATAGTTAAGGAGACTGTAAGCAATGTTATGTGAAGGGGGAAAGGTGGTAGTTAGAGGAAGGTCTGGTTTAGTTTTAGATATGTTGACCTTAAATATATCTTGACCTTTTAGAGTGTAACAGCATACTGAACAGGTTTGTTTTAATCTGTATTTGAACTTAGTAATTTAAAGTGGTAGCCTAACACCCacagaatattttctattacaaaagaaaaacatgaagtaCAGCAAGAATGATCAAAAACACATCAAGGTTTCATCAGACTTGATTTCTAACCCCAAAAGCAAGGCAAAATTTAATAATAGGAATGGATGGATTCTTACTCTCTTCTTCCTCGTCCGTTCACTAACCAAGCAATGAACTCTTTGGCAGCTTGACCTTCCAAATAAGAGGTGATATCACTGGTGTAGGTGCCTTCAGCATGTCTCTCAAATTCAGCATGACGCTTGGAGATTGCATTGCTGAAAGAAGAGCAATACTCTAGGAGCAGACTGCataaagacttaatttttttttaacctttattgATTTCTATTTCTCACCCACCAGACTAGCATTTCTTATTagggagagggtttttttttcttctcaaattactcgatattttttttttcttgatgtctTTCAGTTCTGAAGGCATTTTCTGTGCTATGCAATACAGTTCTGTGCAGAGATGTCTGAACTAGTTCTGAACAAATCAAATCAGGTGCTGAAAGCAAATATACCTGCATTGGAATGGTCTGCTAGATTAATTAGCTATGATCAACAAACTGTATTGTATTCTACAAGACATGCTTTTTGTTACCTCTTGTGTTAACCTAAAAATTTCAGTTAAGCCACTCCTCCTACCTTCATCTTCATTATTTCTTAGCCAACCTGTTCAGACTTAATTCCTTTTGAATTtacattttgaattattttgtgaaCACCCTTTTAATCATAATTCTGACCAAGTGATAATCTTGGAACAATTTAAAGCCTGATCGCCTCCAGCTTAATAGAGAAAGACAATTGCCTTCTCCCTCCTTACATCTCATTGTGCTTCTTTCTCTGATATAGCACAAAATTATGTCACACTGGCCCTTAGGAAGGAGACCTGCACTGAGAAGTAGACATATTAtggaatattttccattaataagTTCCCTAGCATTTCTATTTCAGAATTTGCTAATTTCCACCCAGTTTTCAGGGCCTCTAGCTCTTTCTActattttttatcttcttgGGATTTTACCATTCCTCCTAATTTAGTACCATCTGCACTTTTCATCAAGCATGCTAACTAGAGTTGTTtggaacatttttaatgaaacgTTAATTTTTTGAGATATGCTGTTTCATTGAAACTGAAACATTGTTAGAGATTTGTTACTGATACTGACTGTTTTGAATGGAAGGATCTTTGTGATCCGGGCTGTCTTCTTTGGAATTTctgacaaaaggaagaatgaatATAGgtatttcaatttgttttgcaaaaacactaactgggtttttgttttatttgtttcaaatttccacccccccccaaTCCTCTCCCAAAAACATTGTcaagaaacaaaattctgtCCTCCAGCAGGTATTGTGTTCTCCTTTCCTGTAATGAGCGGTTTATGTAACATAGGACTGAGTGCTTAGGGCTGAGCATTTTATCGCGCTTTATTAGCTCTCTGCAAATTGGTGCCTGGCCATTCTCCTTTCATGAGTCTTctcactggttttcttttcctcaacataatgggttttttttcttcagcctttttctataccaagtttttctttttatcttattCTCTACTCTCCTGTATTACTTGGAATGTCCTTTCCTGAAATCTGTTCTCATCCTGTTGCATCCCTTGAAGCCATTGCACATAGCTATAGAAAACAGGTACAGGAATAAATAACATACAgacatttcctctttccttgtAAAAAGCAGGTGCGAGATAATTTCTTTTGATAGGTATTTCTTGGATTGCAGTAACATTGTAAAGAATactggttgttttctttcttgtctaaCAGAAAATGAGCTTAAACTGTTTTCAAGTAACAAGTTGTGGCAACTAGAATACCTTGAGAGCTGGTCCGGgaatttgtcattttctttgtcCTCCTGTCCTTGTTGGCTGTAGTGGAATTCCACAATCATTAGATCATTATTACCAGTACATTGCAGAGCATGCATAAGCTGATAAGATTTTATTGGTTATCATTTAAATATTATGATAAACAACCATGACTGATAGGTgaatattataaataatttcaggcttatgaatttaaattaatacaatATCTAGAAATAGTTACTTTATGCTTTAAAGACTTCCACAGGgatttaaaagcattaatatCATAGATTTTTGGATTCTGTGGACAGATGTCTAGAACACAGGGCATAGACTTACATGCTTTTACATTATTCTTGCTCTCAGCTTGGTAGCTTGTGTTTAATCAaagtatattttcaaaaaaacttGCCAACTCATGCCTTAACAGTGTATTTGTGATACTGGTAAAGTACCCAGTGGTCAACAAAACTTAACCTTAGCTCCCTTTTCACAAATGAAACTTCAGGATTAGAGTATCCATAGAGATGGAAGTTTTATTAAGCCCCAATGGCCCAGATCTTTACATTATATTTACATATCTTATTCATATTGAACTTAATTCATTCACTGAAACAATCTGTTCCAAAGAGGCTGAGATAGTCTTTTTAGATGGCATATCAGATAACATACTGATACTACACTTGATTTATCCAAATCCTTTTGACTGATTTTGCATATATTCCCCATTTCTAATAACGTATTAACATTATCTGTAAGTTTTCCTTAAGTACTTTACTTATTTGGGGATTATATGTGGTCTGTGATGAGAAGCTGAAATCAAGAAACTGAATTCAGCTAGATTTTTGGCTGTTTCTGCATATGGAGATCTATAGCAATGCGACCAAAATGCTTACCCATTTCTTTTAGTGCTCATTAACCATTGCACAAAGTCCTGAGCTCGTCTAGTGTCCAAGTACTTGCTGTAATCACTGGTGAATGTGCCTTGTGAGTGACGTTTCACTTCATTCAGCTGTCTAGATTCATCTAATGGTTCAGACTGGGAAGCTTTGAATGATCTGTGAAAAGTTTAGAACTTGTTAATTGGCAATGATTATAGTACATTCTACAGGTACattgacttttcttttaaaaatactattttatacTCTCACAAAGTAAAAGCCAGTGGCATATTGATTACTAGCAGGCTAGTAAAATGAATCAACATAGCAGATGGGATACTACACAATTACAAGGTCTTCTTGGCTAACTAAGGCAACTATTGTTTGTAATACTGAAAACTTCAGTGCTATCCTTTGCAATATTAAAAACTTTTGCCAATTCCAATGGTAGATTAAGTACTGTGTAATAGTATACAAAAACCTGTCTTTAAGTCATAGTACGTTTTGCTGCAAActataagaaaacaaagttcAGGCCAAGTGTTTCTAGAagtttgtcgtggtttagccccagccgggaactaagcaccacgcagccgctcactcactcccccctggtgggatgggggagagaatcggaagagcaaaagtaagaaaactcgagggttgaattaaagacagtttaataggtaaagcaaaagctgcgcacgcaagcaaagcaaagcaaggaattcattcactccttcccatgggcaggcaggtgttcagccatctccaggaaagcagggctccatcacgtgtaatggttacttggaagacaaacgccatcactccaaatgtgccccccttccttcttcttccccagctttatatactgagcatgacgtcatgtggtatagaatagccctttggtcagtttggatcaactatcctggctgtgccccctcccagcttcttctgcacctggcagagcacgggaagctgaaaagtccttgactagcgcagcaacaactaaaacatctctgtattatcaacactgttttcagcacaaatccaaaacatagccccataccagccactataaagaaaattaactctatctcagctgaaaccaggacaaagttTGATCTAAAGAATTTACCTTGATTTCTCCTCTGTATCCTGAAGAGGATTTTGCCAGCTGCCTTGAACTATCATTAAAAGGAGCccagcaacaaaataaacacttttcattttcattgcctgtcaaaacagaaataaggcaacaaagaaaaatgtaatcatCTTTACATACATCTGAATCAATTACATCGAAAAGAGACATCCTTAATGCTGATCTAAACGTGATGATATTGAGACCCTGTGAGGACGAGGTCCATGTCCAGTGCATGGAGACTGTAGTGCCTTGGGTAGGCATTCAAAACATGTAGTCTCTGTTCTAGTCTTTAGGCTCTAGTCTCTATTCTAGAACACAAGGTGAGCTGAGAGCAACTGCATCCTCACTTTCTTTTGTAATATAAAGGTCTGTATCTCCTTTGCTCTGTGTTCTGCTGATGGCAAGCATTAGATCTGTTTCTATAATATCGTTTTATTGCAAAACTAGGATATTGgtgtgtctttttatttttttccagctcattcactagagaaaaaacaaagcaaatctcTGTCAAGAATGCTGTCACATTAGCAGCTCCCCATTCTTTCCTTCTGGCCCTCCAccctccttttaaaatttttttttgaaagaacagataTTGCAGGCCTCTGGACTTAATAATGACTTATTAATAGATGTGACTCCTTAGAAATAAACAACCACCAAACCACATACTGGCTTGTGTTCAATTCACGATGCGATATGTCAAGTTTTGCTTGTTGCACTATTGACATAATACTTTATTTCAGCTTAAAGGCTTCCATTATGGTGCTATATGGGATACACAAGATATGGGGTATATACTTCATATTAATGATAAtaaaccaaagcagaaaatgtgtcTCCCAGATGTAATTCTTACTGTTACAGGTCATTCTATTGGCTTCAACCATGTCTGCATTATTATATGTGTCTTCATCACACACACTGTAATAACTTGAGGAGTCTCACTGACTTTAATGTGAGATCATTCAATGTAAACTAGAGTATTACAGTCTGTACAAATGCTTTGGTGACCCACAGCCAAGCTGTGATTCCCTTACTTGCATTAGTGACTGGTTTACTCATGCAAGTAGTACAGTTATAACTTTTAGTGAATAGTCATGGTTGGGAATAAGGCATTCTCTAATCCCCTAATTATGTGTGCtacaattttcattatttaatgtaGTATTATTAGTCTGTTGACACATGATCCCCTATAGGACAAACAGTTGAACAAAGAAGTGATATTCATTTTAGGCTCACAAAACCCTGTGCAAAAGGGACTATGAGCAGCTAATGGCTAATAGACTCAAAAGTGCTTTCCATAAACAGGAAATGAGAGGAAATCTACTTACAAAATCAACTAGTATGtattgggtttttaaaattattttggattacTTAAATTTATGGAATGAATGTATAGCAAaggaaatgaatttaaaatttggTTAGGTACTTTTGACCTTGACGAAGAAATTGAATATGCCATTCATTCAATAGCTAAATGCTCATTCATTGAATTATGAATAGTAAATGCTCATTAATTCTAACTTTAAAATCAGTATGGATCACATTATTAATCTGCTGTAAAGCAACAGAAGTTACAATGACTTCACATCAGCAAAATGTCACTGCAAATAATTTCATCAGGTACTTGGACTGATAGTTGTGTATTTGAAAGAGCCCTTCTGCCATCCATGACACTTCCCTATGGGAGTTTATGTAacagtctgaaaaacaaagggagaCAGGAAAGATGAGTGCATTGAAGTAAAGTGGTA of Ciconia boyciana chromosome 10, ASM3463844v1, whole genome shotgun sequence contains these proteins:
- the GCG gene encoding pro-glucagon isoform X2; this encodes MKMKSVYFVAGLLLMIVQGSWQNPLQDTEEKSRSFKASQSEPLDESRQLNEVKRHSQGTFTSDYSKYLDTRRAQDFVQWLMSTKRNGQQGQEDKENDKFPDQLSSNAISKRHAEFERHAEGTYTSDITSYLEGQAAKEFIAWLVNGRGRRDFPEKALVAEEMGRRHADGTFTSDINKVLDDMAAKEFLKWLINTKVTQRDLLGEYQ
- the GCG gene encoding pro-glucagon isoform X1, whose translation is MKDMHCSKNLNAMKMKSVYFVAGLLLMIVQGSWQNPLQDTEEKSRSFKASQSEPLDESRQLNEVKRHSQGTFTSDYSKYLDTRRAQDFVQWLMSTKRNGQQGQEDKENDKFPDQLSSNAISKRHAEFERHAEGTYTSDITSYLEGQAAKEFIAWLVNGRGRRDFPEKALVAEEMGRRHADGTFTSDINKVLDDMAAKEFLKWLINTKVTQRDLLGEYQ